TCTTCCGATCGATTCACCACGACCATCTTTGTGCAGCCTTTAGCTACCAAATGTTTAATAACAAGCTTTCCCATCTTACCAGCTCCAATCACCAGCATTCTTGCAGTGGCATGTGAGGGTTCAGGGAGCTTCATTAAGGCCAATTCTACAGCAGCTGAACTCACAGAAACAGCTCCAGCAGCAATATTAGTCTCCGTCCTAACCCGCTTACCCACCGTGATCGCGTGCTTGAAAAGGCCACTAATGTTCCTTCCAAATCCTGCAACACCCTGCCCAACCTTGACAACTTGTTTAACCTGAGCAAGGATTTGGCCTTCTCCTAGGACAAGGGAGTCAAGGCCAGCTGAAACTTCGAAAATATGTTGCGTGGCATCGTTGTTATACAACAAGAACCGGTGCTGGCAAATTTCCGAAACCGGGATTCCACTTGTCTGAAAACAACCAGCAATTCATACAATTTCATTCTAACACATaacatcaaaattgaaaacatattCTTTCAGATGATACAATCcttttctaaactttcaataaaCAACTATCTAGCATTGAAATTTTGACACAAAGAAGACTCATCCAGATATTCATAATCTCTAAGCAGATGGCTACTAAGATTTGAATCTATGACACATTTGGAAACATAAAAACTGTGGAGATGcttgaaaagaagagaaaacaaaagcaTACGAGCATGTTCTAACATGAACAAGGAGTTTTGAACGATTATGAATGTTAATATCAATGAAAACAACGACAGGACAGTTCATTTTCAGCTCccaaaacttaaaagaaaacgaagaGACAAGAAGGAACCTTAGACATCCATTCAGTCACTTCTTTCACTCCACGATGCTGAGATAGAGCAACAACATATATCTCCATTCTGTTGCAGGTACTAAGAACAGCTGCTTCTTCTATGTGGTTTAAGCCACAGAGCTCTCCAATGGCGCGAGGCCACTCTGCCTCAGGAATAGCCAGTTTTTCTCGCATTTCAACAGGTGTTGTATGAATACTAAGCCCAATCACAACAATGCTGCTTCGTTCCTTTGTATATCCTAATTTCCATACAGAGCAAACCCAAAACTTCAATGAACTCTTCCAATCATATAgcattttctaaaattctcAATCAGACACCCAAAAGCTAATCATGCAAGTTAAACATTGATGAATTGGGAATGTCGAAATTAGGATTCTATAGCCGATTCAAGCaataaagtagaaaaaaaggggaaatacATACTGTCAGCAGCAGAGGTTTTGAGCTGTTCAAGCGCAGAGAGATTGGAAGATTTCGCCCGatcaatttcatcattctGAACCAAAACATCCGATGAAGCAACCTCGCACCTCAAAGACGAAAACCCACTTCTCTGAAATGGGATTCTCTTGCTCCGAATGGATTTGCAGAAAAGGGGAAGgtgagaagaagaggaagtcGCCGCCGATTTCAACAAAAGGGCTTCCAATTTAGCACCGGAAAAACTGGTTGAAACAGCCATGGAATGGAAGCCCTAAACCCAGTACGGCAAAGCGgaaagagaggagaggagTAGAAACCAAAAATGGTGGAGGTCGTCaaatgggaagaagaagaagaagaagaagaagaagtggtGGAAGGTGGTTTGTGCAAGAAAGTTAGAGTTGGTGggtagaaaaacaaaaattgggAACTGGGAATTGggaaatttggatcaaatcagagagagaaaaagaaaggatttgaAATTGAGATTGGGAAATTGAAGGATTTGCGATATCTCTGCGCTGTGATTGGCGGGTTGAACACACGCCTTTATCCACACTCATTTGCAGCCTCTATCTTCTCCCCCTCGGTATCACCCTCTtcattttttagggttttctttaaaaataaaattattataattaatattccCAATTTATTACTTAGTCCAACGTGTACACCGTTCTTAACCCGGGTGTGTTGTATCTAGCTGCATGTCTATTCCAACCCACAATCGGTGGTAACGAGTCTCAAAACACTACAATTGTGATACTCAATCGAAACCCCTTTATTTTAATGGCAAATTTTGGAATTATCGTccctttcaatttttgttggattcataatacaaaaatatcatattcCTCAACCCCGTCTAGGTGGCCGAAGGTTATACACACAACCGTTGGtatctaataataaataaattttattaatcattctataaaaaaaaaaattaaaatatattctcgTGGTTTCCTTTCttacataaaaattattattatttaataaattttttacgaaaattaaatttaaacgaagtgattaaaataatatttatgaatatgaatatttgattttgtagtAAAGATAAGATATCAAAGAGATGGGGAGCTTCCATATATGTGATAGGGATTGAATCATAGGATTTCATGGTCTGTGTTTGCCACAAGTTTCTCACAAACTCCTACGTGGACAACAATGTGACACTCACCTTTCACctcaattattatatatttatttatattaccAAATTTCtcgtattaaaaaaattacttattttctGCATAATTTGTCACGCTCGGAACAGAGACTGAATATACACAATAATTACAACCGAAGAGATTTAGATGCTTTTCTTAAGCCTAAAGTAGGGAACATTTAAACATAGACACATGTACATAATAAAGAACATTATGATTATTGATGAACGTTTAAGATTtccttaaaaagaaaaactttggCTTAAAAAATCCTCATTTGGGTTCTTAATTTAGCAAAAATTGAGGTGGATTCCAAGTCATAGTTGTTGTTGCCCGATcccattttcttatttcatgaCGTTCACGTTTCTAAAACAtgtcgtgtttttttttttttaatgttttttaaatttttgtagaAATTTTGGAAACTACCATGTATACTTCAAAAGTATTAccattgaaaaaataaattatatgaaacaataaaaatttaataactatccttttttgaaaaaataaagtttttttgtttgtgtaaTTAGATTCCATGAATCCAACTCGGTTGATAAACAAATCTCTCGTTCTAGAAGACCTTATCCCAATTCTTTCCCGAACAATGTCTTAATATCATACagaaattgggaagaaaagtGGAAACTAGTATCTTAAAAGGAGAATGGTTCAAGTGGAAGAAGCTGAGTTTGCTGATATGGTATAATCAACGATAGCTTCAAAAATGGCAACAGTGGTATCGTATAGTTGATTGAGGCTGGTTTTCGAGAATAATTCTGCCTTCGAGattgtgtttctttttcataaaaaataaggaaaCCAGAGGACGATAGACGATGTGTCTTATCTGAAGGGAATATGCTTTTGTCGAAAGCGGTGGGTAGGATTATCGAGTTCTCTCCTCATTTCGCCCGTTGGTCCATTAGGTAGGATAGTTATTTTCGAGCTTGGCTTGCCCTTTCTACCTACCCTTGTTAGCCAAAGGCAAGATTGCATGGTATGCCATCTAAGATGGTGGTGGGCTTTGCAAAAAGAACTGGGCCAATTCAAAATCGTGGGCTGGGCTGGGCCCAAAACCCAAATGAAAACTAAACTGGGCCTTTACCAtgggtcttttttttttgaatttgaaccaaattcgaatttcaaaacaatactccaaatattgaatattaattatattttttatttttattttttttaaataaaaaagaaaacaaaaattttggaattccaatttttttaaattcttttcttaAGAATGAATTTTGATT
The nucleotide sequence above comes from Cucurbita pepo subsp. pepo cultivar mu-cu-16 chromosome LG11, ASM280686v2, whole genome shotgun sequence. Encoded proteins:
- the LOC111804915 gene encoding glutamyl-tRNA reductase 1, chloroplastic; protein product: MAVSTSFSGAKLEALLLKSAATSSSSHLPLFCKSIRSKRIPFQRSGFSSLRCEVASSDVLVQNDEIDRAKSSNLSALEQLKTSAADRYTKERSSIVVIGLSIHTTPVEMREKLAIPEAEWPRAIGELCGLNHIEEAAVLSTCNRMEIYVVALSQHRGVKEVTEWMSKTSGIPVSEICQHRFLLYNNDATQHIFEVSAGLDSLVLGEGQILAQVKQVVKVGQGVAGFGRNISGLFKHAITVGKRVRTETNIAAGAVSVSSAAVELALMKLPEPSHATARMLVIGAGKMGKLVIKHLVAKGCTKMVVVNRSEERVTAIREEIKDVEIIYKPLTEMLSCAAEADVIFTSTASESLLFTKEEVKNLPPVGHDVGGLRLFLDISVPRNVGACINDLENVRVYNVDNLKEVVAANKEDRLRKAMEAQSIITEESKQFEAWRDSLETVPTIKKLRAYAERIRMAELEKCLSKMGDDIPKKTRRAVDDLSRGIVNKLLHGPMQHLRCDGSDSRTLSETLENMHALNRMFSLETEIAVLEQKIRAKVEQNQK